In Aegilops tauschii subsp. strangulata cultivar AL8/78 chromosome 3, Aet v6.0, whole genome shotgun sequence, one genomic interval encodes:
- the LOC109766754 gene encoding probable glycerol-3-phosphate acyltransferase 3 — MAKKKLPQRLFSTLLSLIFHSRPWLSSSKGSSSAAAGFPSSPLQRQHLSMANDRLAAARTLVVDVDGGLLRSSPSGLFPYFMLVALEAGGLLRGAVLLLLYPLLCCVGIGGDLALRVMAMAAFCGLQESRFRAGRAVLPKWFMEDVAVEGFEAMRGAKRRVCVTNMPRVMVEGFLWEYLGADVVVGRRMKVVCGFYTGLMEEEEVALEKKKIMLESDAVGLSGSLEFLQHPLPLCCKEVYHVTQEDKPGWQALPRAKYPKAMVFHDGRLAFRPTAGSTLAMFMWLPIGAALGAARLAVALTVPYRYSTPILAATGMSWRLKGERPGPPPGHGRGRGQLFVCNHRTLIDPVYVSVALDRQVRAVSYSLSRLSELISPIGRTVRLTRDRDSDGRAMARLLDRGDLVVVCPEGTTCREPYLLRFSPLFAELSDDVVPVGIAVETAMFYATTAGGFKCLDPLYYMVNPRMCYTVQFLERVRTTAAMGREVPSTDLANLVQRKMGEALGYGCTMLTRKDKYLMLAGNDGVVRASDKCSAPPGGRRAH; from the exons ATGGCCAAGAAGAAGCTGCCGCAGAGGCTCTTCTCCACCTTGCTCTCCCTCATCTTCCACTCGAGGCCATGGCTCTCAAGCAGCAAGGGTAGCagcagcgccgccgccggatTCCCATCCTCGCCGCTGCAGCGACAGCACCTCTCCATGGCGAATGACAGGCTCGCCGCGGCGCGGACCCTCGTCGTCGACGTCGACGGCGGCCTCCTCCGCTCGTCACCCTCCGGCCTCTTCCCCTACTTCATGCTCGTGGCGCTGGAGGCGGGAGGGCTCCTGCGAGGCGCCGTGCTCCTGCTCCTCTACCCTCTGCTCTGCTGCGTGGGCATCGGCGGCGACCTGGCGCTGAGGGTCATGGCCATGGCGGCCTTCTGCGGCCTCCAGGAGAGCCGGTTCCGCGCCGGCCGCGCCGTGTTGCCCAAGTGGTTCATGGAGGACGTGGCCGTGGAAGGGTTCGAGGCGATGAGAGGCGCCAAGAGGAGGGTCTGCGTGACGAATATGCCCAGGGTGATGGTGGAGGGGTTCCTGTGGGAATATCTCGGGGCGGACGTGGTAGTCGGCAGGCGGATGAAGGTGGTCTGTGGGTTCTACACCGGTCTCATGGAGGAGGAAGAAGTGGcgttggagaagaagaagatcaTGCTGGAGAGTGATGCTGTGGGCCTCTCTGGCTCCTTGGAGTTTCTCCAACATCCTCTCCCACTTTGTTGCAAG GAGGTCTACCACGTGACGCAGGAGGACAAGCCCGGGTGGCAAGCGCTGCCAAGGGCCAAGTACCCGAAGGCCATGGTGTTCCACGACGGCCGGCTCGCGTTCCGACCAACCGCCGGCAGCACGCTGGCCATGTTCATGTGGCTCCCTATCGGCGCCGCCCTGGGTGCCGCCCGTCTCGCCGTCGCGCTCACCGTGCCGTACAGGTACTCCACACCCATCCTGGCGGCCACCGGCATGTCTTGGCGGCTCAAGGGAGAGCGGCCGGGTCCCCCGCCTGGCCACGGCCGCGGCCGCGGGCAGCTGTTCGTGTGCAACCACCGCACGCTCATCGACCCGGTGTACGTGTCGGTGGCGCTGGACCGGCAGGTGCGCGCCGTGTCCTACAGCCTCAGCCGGCTGTCGGAGCTCATCTCGCCGATCGGGCGCACCGTGCGGCTGACGCGCGACCGCGACAGCGACGGCCGTGCCATGGCGCGCCTCCTGGACCGCGGCGACCTCGTCGTCGTCTGCCCCGAGGGCACCACCTGCCGCGAGCCGTACCTGCTGCGGTTCAGCCCGCTGTTCGCCGAGCTCAGCGACGACGTTGTCCCGGTCGGCATCGCCGTCGAGACGGCCATGTTCTACGCGACGACGGCGGGCGGGTTCAAGTGCCTCGACCCGCTCTACTACATGGTGAACCCGAGGATGTGCTACACGGTGCAGTTCCTGGAGCGGGTGCGCACCACGGCGGCGATGGGGAGGGAGGTGCCTAGCACCGACTTGGCCAACCTCGTGCAGAGGAAGATGGGGGAAGCGCTCGGCTACGGATGCACCATGCTCACAAGGAAGGATAAGTACCTCATGCTCGCCGGCAACGATGGCGTCGTCAGAGCCAGCGACAAATGCTCTGCTCCTCCCGGAGGGAGAAGAGCTCACTAG